The following proteins are encoded in a genomic region of Tenacibaculum sp. 190524A05c:
- a CDS encoding prephenate dehydrogenase translates to MNVFIVGVGLIGGSLALDIRKEFDNAVIYGIDRNEDHLEEALSLQIIDQKATNEDLVIADIVIVSIPVDVSLHVIPEVLNHIPDNCLVLDVGSTKELVCDAIADHPKRRNFLATHPIAGTEFSGPQAALTDLYRGKTNIICEVEKTAFKLQEKALEIFSKLGMRIRYMDPKSHDKHIAYVSHLSHISSFMLGKTVIEKEKNERDIFDMAGSGFASTVRLAKSSPAMWTPIFEQNKNNVIETLDEYIQNLQNFKTLLEQDNFSEIYSEMENTNHIKQILNGIQEVKLP, encoded by the coding sequence ATGAATGTATTTATAGTTGGTGTAGGTTTAATTGGCGGAAGTTTAGCGCTAGATATTCGAAAAGAATTTGACAATGCTGTCATTTATGGAATAGACAGAAATGAAGATCATTTAGAAGAAGCTTTGTCTTTACAGATTATTGATCAAAAAGCTACAAATGAAGATTTAGTAATAGCGGATATTGTAATTGTTTCTATTCCTGTGGATGTTTCGTTACACGTTATCCCAGAGGTATTAAACCATATTCCAGACAACTGTTTGGTTTTAGATGTAGGGTCAACAAAAGAATTGGTTTGTGATGCTATAGCTGATCATCCAAAAAGAAGAAACTTCTTGGCAACACATCCAATTGCAGGAACGGAATTTTCAGGTCCGCAAGCTGCGTTAACAGATTTATACCGAGGAAAAACCAATATAATTTGTGAAGTAGAAAAAACTGCTTTCAAATTGCAGGAAAAAGCCTTAGAAATTTTCTCAAAATTAGGAATGCGTATACGATACATGGATCCTAAATCTCATGATAAACATATTGCTTACGTATCACATTTATCGCACATCAGCTCTTTTATGTTAGGTAAAACAGTTATTGAAAAAGAGAAAAACGAACGTGATATTTTCGATATGGCAGGCAGTGGATTTGCTTCTACCGTACGTTTAGCAAAAAGTTCACCAGCCATGTGGACACCAATATTTGAGCAGAATAAGAATAATGTTATAGAAACCCTAGATGAATACATTCAAAATTTACAAAACTTTAAAACACTATTAGAACAAGATAATTTTTCAGAGATCTACTCTGAAATGGAAAACACCAATCATATTAAACAAATTTTAAACGGAATTCAAGAAGTAAAGCTTCCTTAA
- a CDS encoding pyridoxal phosphate-dependent aminotransferase produces MIEFANRLQTVEEYYFSKKLREVRGLVAAGKPIINMGIGSPDLAPPTEVITAITESMSEAGAHKYQSYQGIPEFRAAVSSFYKSNYNVSLDANTEILPLMGSKEGIMHISLAILNEGDSVLIPNPGYPTYSSVTKLVGANPIYYDLVEEHNYQPNFEALEQEDLSNVKLMWINYPHMPTGTNASENTFRNIIEFAKKHNIVVVNDNPYSFILNEKPTSILQVEGAKEIALELNSLSKSFNMAGWRVGMLSGKQEFLNEILKVKTQMDSGMFYGIQKGAIAALQLSKEWFSSINSIYETRRALIHELVEKLGLTCKKDGSGMFVWTKIPSNQKSEDFIDNLLHKYNLFVAPGSIFGSQGEGYIRFSLCVKEEDIKTAIQRIDNLV; encoded by the coding sequence ATGATAGAATTTGCAAACCGTTTACAAACCGTTGAAGAATACTACTTCTCAAAAAAGTTAAGAGAAGTTAGAGGATTAGTTGCTGCAGGAAAACCAATCATTAACATGGGAATTGGTAGCCCAGATTTAGCTCCACCAACCGAAGTAATTACAGCAATTACTGAAAGTATGAGTGAAGCTGGAGCTCATAAATACCAAAGCTACCAAGGAATTCCTGAGTTTAGAGCAGCTGTAAGTTCTTTTTATAAATCGAACTACAATGTTTCTCTTGATGCTAATACCGAAATACTTCCTTTAATGGGTAGTAAGGAAGGAATTATGCATATTTCATTAGCCATTTTAAATGAAGGTGACAGTGTTCTAATTCCTAATCCAGGTTATCCAACATACAGTTCAGTTACGAAACTTGTAGGTGCAAATCCGATATATTATGATTTAGTTGAAGAGCATAACTATCAACCAAATTTTGAAGCTTTAGAGCAAGAGGATTTAAGTAACGTGAAACTAATGTGGATTAATTACCCACATATGCCAACAGGAACAAATGCTTCTGAAAATACCTTCAGAAATATTATTGAGTTTGCTAAAAAGCATAACATTGTTGTTGTAAATGATAATCCGTATAGTTTTATATTAAATGAAAAACCTACGAGTATTTTACAAGTTGAAGGAGCAAAAGAGATCGCATTAGAATTAAACTCTCTGAGTAAATCTTTCAACATGGCAGGTTGGAGAGTCGGAATGTTATCCGGAAAACAAGAATTCTTAAATGAAATCTTAAAAGTAAAAACTCAGATGGATTCTGGAATGTTTTATGGAATTCAAAAAGGAGCTATTGCTGCTTTACAACTTTCTAAAGAATGGTTTAGTAGCATTAACTCAATTTATGAGACCAGAAGAGCACTAATTCATGAACTTGTAGAAAAATTAGGCCTTACTTGTAAAAAAGATGGTTCAGGAATGTTTGTTTGGACAAAAATTCCGTCTAACCAAAAATCAGAAGATTTTATTGACAACCTCCTTCACAAGTACAATTTATTTGTTGCACCTGGAAGTATTTTCGGAAGTCAAGGTGAAGGATATATAAGATTTTCTTTATGCGTAAAGGAAGAAGATATAAAAACAGCAATTCAAAGGATAGATAATTTAGTGTAG
- a CDS encoding prephenate dehydratase, with protein MKKIAIQGIEGSNHHIVATQFFDNNISLKECLSFDVLVDSLVNNESDQAIMAIENTIAGSIIPNYALIDKNNLHISGEYYLPIHHHLMALPNQDISEIKEVCSHPMALLQCKEFFKQHKHIKLVEDVDTAEIAKRISEKKLSGVAAIAPKIAADIFELEVIEDEIQTIKNNATRFVILQTSQPENGIDSINKASLKFELDHKRGSLAAILNVMSDCKLNLTKIQSLPKIETPWKYAFFVDVTFDAYEDYKKAKAIIEIMATDFKILGEYKNGRS; from the coding sequence ATGAAGAAAATAGCCATTCAAGGAATAGAAGGAAGCAACCACCATATTGTTGCAACTCAATTTTTCGATAACAACATTTCACTAAAAGAATGTTTATCGTTTGATGTGCTTGTTGATAGTTTAGTAAATAATGAATCAGACCAAGCAATTATGGCAATTGAAAATACAATTGCTGGTTCTATTATTCCTAATTACGCTTTAATTGACAAGAATAATCTTCACATTTCTGGAGAATATTACTTACCGATTCATCATCATTTAATGGCATTACCAAACCAGGATATCTCAGAGATAAAAGAAGTTTGCTCGCATCCAATGGCCTTATTACAGTGTAAAGAATTCTTTAAGCAACACAAACACATAAAGTTGGTAGAAGATGTTGATACGGCTGAGATTGCAAAACGAATTTCTGAAAAAAAATTATCAGGTGTTGCTGCAATTGCACCTAAAATTGCAGCTGATATTTTCGAGCTTGAAGTAATAGAAGATGAAATTCAAACGATAAAAAACAATGCTACTCGCTTTGTTATTCTTCAAACTTCTCAACCAGAAAACGGAATAGATTCGATAAATAAAGCCTCATTAAAATTTGAGTTAGATCACAAAAGAGGAAGTTTAGCCGCTATTTTAAATGTAATGAGCGATTGCAAATTGAATCTGACTAAAATTCAGTCATTACCAAAAATCGAAACACCTTGGAAATATGCCTTTTTCGTAGACGTGACTTTTGATGCATATGAAGATTACAAAAAGGCTAAAGCTATTATAGAAATTATGGCTACAGATTTTAAAATATTAGGAGAATACAAAAACGGAAGATCATGA
- a CDS encoding sigma-70 family RNA polymerase sigma factor — protein sequence MSKPLDDIAIQEELRNGNKDSLKQVYVSYRADFLKYAFTYKISEEDALDIYHDTIIAFNKSFTRNKLVLEKSSLKTYLFGIGKNKIYNHFKKAKKVVLVKDQEEDGYESVTVEDNEPTVEQLALSKALEKISKSCRTLLRLFYYRNLDIEEILKLTDYKDANTISSHKSRCMKKLKELVRNE from the coding sequence ATGAGTAAACCGCTTGATGACATAGCAATACAAGAAGAATTACGAAACGGAAATAAAGATTCTTTAAAACAAGTATATGTGAGCTATAGAGCGGATTTTTTAAAGTATGCTTTTACTTATAAAATATCGGAAGAGGATGCTTTAGACATATATCATGATACTATTATTGCTTTCAATAAAAGTTTTACGAGAAATAAATTAGTTCTAGAAAAGAGCTCTCTTAAAACCTATTTATTTGGGATTGGAAAAAATAAAATTTACAATCATTTCAAAAAAGCAAAAAAAGTAGTCTTGGTAAAAGATCAGGAGGAAGATGGTTACGAAAGTGTTACAGTTGAAGATAATGAACCAACTGTAGAGCAACTTGCCTTGAGTAAAGCTTTAGAAAAAATATCTAAGTCTTGTAGAACGCTTTTAAGATTGTTCTATTATCGAAACTTGGATATAGAAGAAATTCTAAAACTTACAGATTATAAAGATGCTAATACCATAAGTAGTCATAAATCAAGATGTATGAAAAAACTAAAAGAGTTAGTGAGAAATGAATAA
- a CDS encoding T9SS type A sorting domain-containing protein has product MNTKTLLFLLLLPFALLGQQTYVPDDAFEQFLINEGYDDVLDDYVLTDNIKDVSFLPMNNLGIQDLTGLEDFTNLNTVRVLGNPIQSIDLTANTELQYITLGHQSLTSLNIDGLMKLIRITLQDSSLTTLDVSNNTSIEILGLKDNSELVNLNITNATNLESISLNNSDKLETVDTSSNTGLTDFYVYYCDKIDNLNFANNTTIDSIILFELNSISNVSIKNGLNNFYLESLSNPNLTCIEVSDADYVNENWSRTKITGALRFDEHLEFKNNCNEPFSGETVTIPDTDFESFLESINVGNGIVGDSKVSAELVAELTELDVSYQNITDLSGIEFFTSLTSLNCSYNDITSLSIIENSQLRVLNCSGNQLTELNTLSNTLLEEIICEVNSIEYLNLVNNTKLTRLVANDNDLLGISLRNGNNNQISNENFSAFANSNLTCIEVDDVNYSNMTWAQIDMQTSYSESCTPVNDECSFTVPITLGQDTPGNTISASGAATNPNCAESGVVVYDVWYSFIAPASGSMNITISAGSLVSKIALYESCTDSTPLNCDEGNLSATGLTAGQEYYLQVWLELSSSSRARNGSGSFVINAQDATVLSVDELTKSTEVLVYPNPTTDQVFVKNSSVIKSAVLYDVNGKSHYSEKNLNESNLQISLQSLPTGIYFLKLEDEFKNSIHKKIIKQ; this is encoded by the coding sequence ATGAACACGAAAACATTACTTTTTCTTTTGTTATTACCATTTGCTCTTTTAGGGCAACAAACATATGTGCCCGATGATGCCTTTGAACAATTTTTAATCAATGAAGGATATGATGATGTCCTAGATGATTATGTTTTGACGGATAATATTAAGGATGTTTCTTTTTTACCAATGAATAATTTGGGAATTCAGGATTTAACTGGACTTGAAGATTTTACAAATTTAAATACTGTAAGGGTTTTAGGAAATCCCATTCAGTCTATTGATTTAACTGCAAACACAGAGCTTCAGTATATAACATTAGGACACCAATCTTTAACCTCTTTAAACATCGATGGTTTAATGAAGTTAATAAGGATTACATTGCAAGATTCTTCTTTAACTACTCTAGATGTTTCTAATAATACAAGTATAGAAATATTGGGTTTAAAAGATAATTCAGAGTTGGTTAATTTAAATATTACGAATGCAACCAATCTAGAGTCTATTAGTTTAAATAATAGTGATAAACTCGAAACTGTTGATACTTCTTCAAATACTGGTCTTACTGATTTTTACGTGTACTATTGTGATAAAATCGACAACCTAAATTTTGCTAATAATACGACTATAGATAGTATAATACTTTTTGAATTGAATAGTATTTCTAATGTGTCGATTAAGAATGGGCTTAACAATTTTTACTTAGAGAGTTTATCAAATCCCAATTTGACTTGTATTGAAGTTTCCGATGCAGATTATGTAAATGAAAATTGGTCTAGAACGAAAATTACAGGAGCATTACGATTTGATGAACATTTGGAGTTTAAGAATAACTGTAACGAACCATTTTCTGGAGAAACAGTTACTATTCCTGATACTGATTTTGAAAGTTTTTTAGAATCAATTAATGTAGGAAACGGAATTGTTGGAGATTCTAAAGTGTCAGCTGAGCTTGTTGCAGAATTAACTGAACTAGACGTAAGCTACCAGAATATTACTGATTTATCTGGTATCGAATTTTTCACTTCACTAACTTCTTTAAATTGTTCTTATAACGATATTACATCATTATCGATAATTGAAAACTCACAACTTAGAGTTCTTAATTGTAGTGGAAATCAACTAACAGAATTAAATACATTATCCAATACATTACTTGAAGAAATTATCTGTGAAGTTAATAGTATTGAATATTTAAATTTAGTTAACAATACTAAGTTAACTAGGCTGGTTGCAAATGATAACGATCTTTTAGGAATATCGTTACGAAATGGAAATAATAACCAAATTTCTAATGAGAACTTTTCTGCATTTGCCAATTCAAATTTAACATGTATCGAAGTTGATGATGTAAATTATAGTAATATGACTTGGGCGCAAATTGATATGCAAACGTCTTACAGTGAAAGTTGTACTCCCGTAAATGATGAATGTTCTTTTACAGTTCCAATTACATTAGGTCAAGATACTCCTGGGAATACAATCAGTGCTTCTGGAGCAGCTACAAATCCAAATTGTGCTGAAAGCGGAGTTGTAGTTTATGATGTATGGTATTCTTTTATTGCTCCAGCATCTGGTAGTATGAATATAACAATCAGCGCAGGTTCATTAGTTTCTAAAATTGCCTTATATGAGTCTTGTACGGATAGTACTCCTTTGAATTGTGATGAAGGTAATTTATCTGCAACAGGTTTAACTGCGGGTCAAGAATATTATTTACAAGTTTGGTTAGAACTTTCATCTTCATCTAGAGCAAGAAACGGATCAGGAAGTTTTGTAATTAACGCTCAAGATGCAACTGTATTATCTGTTGATGAATTAACTAAATCAACTGAAGTTTTGGTGTATCCAAATCCAACTACAGATCAGGTATTTGTTAAAAATAGTTCAGTTATAAAAAGTGCGGTTTTATATGATGTAAACGGAAAATCGCATTACAGTGAAAAGAACTTAAACGAATCAAATCTTCAAATTTCCTTACAATCATTACCAACAGGAATATACTTCTTAAAGCTAGAAGATGAGTTTAAAAATAGCATTCATAAAAAAATTATAAAACAATAA
- a CDS encoding CHAT domain-containing protein, which produces MKTLHLLLVLLVGFSKSINAFEQKQEAKDTIVNYARMLHKKSANTELITYSDKVLKSVKIQSSEDSLMIAKLYYYTSKANYELGEYLASIKSSNNGIRYTTNSNEGIEYKGRLYADRAWPESKLFQSKKSIESLKKGIDFLANLSTISDAALDYTVNSYVLLSSELAYFGDLKEAQYYLRLAEKLYLKNKEALDKIKVDGNGNYHRYEIVLLYRKVYLLYKLGKTKKDSIELVNTIEKLEIEKNSKKFNVNERVYYSTALNHIGDWYLSHKEDSLITKEDVKAGTYYVDKSLDLILNQNYPGSYFVFKFNKCKALTKGEKLKEADDLITHLLDSLPKTSGIRPFFLAQKGLIKAKQNLKEEALNTFQKVIEKVHSGKDSLLPDYSNFKPTAVFTHSRLLRRVAEKIELYFGDDPNLKRKIARLYYLAFVQFENSYGKGKFNKEENTMLRKILLGFLKSNKKEIMTKNVTIENVMSRVESIVNKRAWQEFNQNRYTNSLTKLDSVTRRELDLKTALVIAKKGDKTQQLDSVQDLIKKHNDYVGKAFPNLQLLKDKKFNILELQKKLSKSELVLKYLILENYLVIVSITSSSVKWQLKNWTQKERDVLEQVVTDNLNQNYNEEVVGLLSEHLLPDISSSKEKLIINPDGELYKLPFEILRKNNSYLIEKYNISYTSNLGFIKTNSYSDKEKQEVYVYAPTYESEEKRLLATRAGFSALDGAKKEAEMVSSLFSSKTYLGDEVTKDVFLESSPKASMLHLAMHAEMNAEEPGLSRLVFDEKGNYSNNVYLEELYALNLKADLAVLSACNTGLGKENAGRSLESFERAFTFAGVSSTVASLWEVPDVATSEIMKSFYQELKKGISKSKALQRAKESYILKNKETKLSNPYYWAGFVVYGDDAPVMESSSQWMIWLVLVLLLGSVFALKRNRN; this is translated from the coding sequence TTGAAAACTTTACATCTCTTACTTGTATTACTAGTTGGTTTTTCAAAAAGTATCAATGCTTTTGAACAGAAACAGGAAGCTAAAGATACCATTGTGAATTATGCTAGGATGCTGCATAAGAAATCTGCTAATACGGAATTGATAACTTACAGTGATAAAGTTTTAAAATCTGTGAAAATTCAATCGTCAGAAGATAGTTTGATGATTGCGAAACTATATTACTATACATCAAAAGCAAACTATGAGTTAGGAGAATATTTAGCAAGTATTAAAAGTTCAAATAATGGAATTCGATATACTACAAATTCTAATGAAGGAATAGAATATAAAGGGCGATTATATGCAGATAGAGCTTGGCCCGAAAGCAAATTATTTCAATCTAAAAAATCAATAGAAAGTTTAAAAAAAGGAATTGATTTCTTAGCAAATCTTTCAACAATTAGTGATGCTGCTTTAGATTATACTGTAAATAGTTATGTGTTGTTATCTAGTGAGTTAGCTTATTTTGGGGATTTAAAGGAAGCACAATATTATTTGCGTTTAGCAGAAAAGTTATACTTAAAAAATAAAGAAGCACTCGATAAAATTAAAGTTGATGGAAATGGTAATTATCATCGATATGAAATAGTGTTACTATACAGAAAAGTTTATCTCTTGTACAAACTTGGGAAAACGAAAAAGGATAGTATAGAACTCGTAAATACTATTGAGAAATTAGAGATTGAAAAAAACTCGAAAAAATTCAATGTTAATGAACGAGTTTATTATTCCACAGCTTTAAATCATATTGGAGATTGGTATTTAAGTCATAAAGAAGATTCTTTGATCACTAAAGAAGATGTGAAAGCTGGAACTTATTATGTTGATAAATCACTCGATTTGATTTTGAATCAAAACTACCCAGGTAGTTATTTTGTTTTCAAGTTTAATAAATGTAAAGCGTTAACTAAAGGAGAAAAACTAAAAGAAGCAGATGATTTAATTACTCATTTATTAGATTCACTTCCTAAAACAAGTGGAATTAGGCCATTCTTTCTTGCTCAAAAAGGATTAATAAAAGCGAAGCAAAACTTAAAAGAGGAAGCTTTAAATACCTTTCAAAAAGTAATTGAAAAAGTGCATTCAGGAAAAGATAGTTTACTTCCAGACTATAGTAATTTTAAACCTACTGCGGTTTTTACACATTCAAGATTACTAAGAAGAGTAGCAGAGAAAATAGAATTGTATTTCGGTGATGATCCTAATTTAAAAAGAAAGATTGCAAGACTCTATTATCTAGCTTTTGTTCAGTTTGAAAACAGTTATGGAAAAGGAAAGTTTAATAAGGAGGAAAACACAATGTTACGGAAGATTTTATTAGGCTTTTTAAAGTCCAATAAAAAAGAGATAATGACTAAAAATGTTACGATAGAAAATGTTATGAGTCGTGTTGAAAGTATTGTTAATAAACGGGCGTGGCAAGAGTTCAATCAAAATAGATATACAAATTCACTCACCAAATTAGATTCAGTTACAAGAAGAGAATTAGACTTAAAAACAGCCTTGGTTATTGCAAAAAAAGGAGACAAAACACAGCAATTAGATTCAGTGCAAGACTTAATAAAAAAGCATAATGATTATGTAGGAAAGGCATTTCCTAATTTACAATTACTAAAAGATAAAAAGTTTAATATTCTTGAATTGCAGAAGAAGCTTTCCAAAAGTGAATTAGTTTTAAAGTATTTAATTCTCGAAAATTATTTGGTCATTGTTTCAATAACAAGTTCGTCTGTAAAATGGCAATTGAAAAATTGGACTCAAAAAGAACGAGATGTCTTAGAGCAAGTGGTAACAGATAATTTGAATCAAAATTATAATGAAGAGGTCGTAGGCCTTTTGAGTGAACATTTACTTCCCGATATCAGTTCAAGTAAAGAAAAGTTAATCATAAATCCAGATGGTGAATTATATAAACTTCCTTTTGAAATTTTAAGAAAAAACAATTCTTATCTCATTGAAAAGTATAACATCAGTTATACTTCTAATTTAGGATTTATTAAAACTAATTCCTATTCAGATAAAGAAAAGCAAGAAGTTTACGTGTACGCACCAACATACGAATCTGAAGAAAAGAGATTATTAGCAACTAGAGCTGGTTTTTCGGCTTTGGATGGAGCCAAAAAGGAAGCTGAAATGGTCTCAAGTTTGTTCTCATCAAAAACCTATTTAGGAGATGAAGTAACCAAAGATGTTTTTTTAGAATCTTCGCCAAAAGCATCGATGCTACATTTGGCAATGCATGCTGAAATGAATGCAGAAGAACCAGGCTTAAGTAGGTTAGTTTTCGATGAAAAAGGAAACTACTCAAATAATGTATATTTAGAAGAACTGTATGCGTTAAATCTAAAAGCAGATTTAGCTGTTTTAAGCGCATGTAATACTGGTTTAGGTAAAGAGAATGCAGGAAGGAGTTTAGAGTCTTTTGAGAGAGCATTTACGTTTGCAGGAGTTTCTTCAACCGTTGCCAGCTTGTGGGAAGTGCCAGATGTGGCTACTAGTGAAATAATGAAAAGTTTTTATCAAGAACTTAAAAAGGGAATTTCCAAATCAAAAGCCTTACAAAGAGCGAAAGAGAGTTACATCCTAAAAAATAAAGAAACAAAACTGTCAAACCCTTATTACTGGGCAGGTTTTGTGGTTTATGGAGATGATGCTCCAGTGATGGAAAGTTCATCTCAATGGATGATTTGGTTGGTTTTAGTCTTGTTACTTGGAAGTGTTTTTGCGTTAAAGAGAAACCGAAATTAA
- a CDS encoding Crp/Fnr family transcriptional regulator, which yields MDTLFNHIKSYVSISDNELSELKHCMKEETYQKNDHLLKANDYAKQVHFIIEGCVRTYIIDYNGNEHNISFSKEDWWFGDLNSFIRNKPASFNIQALESLKVLSLNKDKWDYLLNEIPNFVVYTRSLFRNTMFAHEERILQNLSFTAEQRYKYFIKKYPELLQRISQKQIARYLGVTPEFLSLLRKKIS from the coding sequence TTGGATACGCTTTTCAATCACATTAAAAGTTATGTTTCTATATCTGACAATGAATTATCAGAATTAAAACATTGTATGAAGGAAGAAACCTACCAGAAAAATGATCATTTACTTAAAGCTAATGATTATGCTAAACAAGTGCATTTTATTATAGAAGGATGTGTGAGAACCTACATTATTGACTATAACGGAAATGAACATAATATATCATTTTCTAAAGAAGATTGGTGGTTTGGTGATTTGAATAGTTTTATTAGAAATAAACCAGCCTCTTTTAATATTCAAGCTTTAGAATCATTAAAGGTGTTGTCATTAAATAAAGACAAGTGGGATTATTTATTAAATGAAATTCCAAATTTTGTTGTTTATACAAGGTCGTTATTTAGAAATACAATGTTTGCACATGAAGAACGAATATTACAGAATTTGTCTTTTACAGCAGAACAGCGATATAAATATTTCATCAAAAAATACCCAGAATTGCTTCAAAGAATTTCTCAAAAACAAATTGCTCGATATTTAGGTGTAACACCAGAGTTTCTGAGTTTACTCCGTAAGAAAATTTCTTAA
- a CDS encoding phospholipase, protein MDNLTLKNLPEREGERPKTTNTNPHTQLDQQPVNIQYVEQLKDWAFNLGNIEKRASLISVPGAEAMFMEQEHVCEKCNAFMIGNEFAHFHPHPDYSMHLGLTQKDATVFISKGWGEWHPLIKKGFLPPNIIMLYAPRNESELEVSKLILKRSYDYAKGNLTETNN, encoded by the coding sequence ATGGATAATCTAACACTCAAAAACCTTCCAGAACGAGAAGGTGAAAGACCAAAAACTACAAATACAAACCCACATACTCAATTGGATCAGCAGCCCGTAAATATTCAATATGTGGAGCAATTAAAAGATTGGGCATTTAATCTTGGGAATATAGAAAAAAGAGCAAGCCTAATTTCTGTTCCTGGTGCTGAAGCAATGTTTATGGAGCAAGAACATGTTTGTGAGAAATGCAATGCTTTTATGATAGGTAATGAATTTGCTCATTTTCATCCTCATCCTGATTATAGTATGCACTTAGGATTAACTCAAAAGGATGCAACTGTTTTTATTTCAAAAGGTTGGGGAGAATGGCATCCACTTATTAAAAAAGGATTTCTTCCGCCAAATATAATTATGCTGTATGCACCAAGAAATGAATCTGAATTAGAAGTCTCAAAACTAATTCTTAAAAGGTCGTATGATTATGCGAAAGGGAATTTAACAGAAACCAATAATTAA